The Podospora pseudocomata strain CBS 415.72m chromosome 3, whole genome shotgun sequence genome window below encodes:
- a CDS encoding hypothetical protein (EggNog:ENOG50KOG1840; COG:C): MSQISEYVDPELLFDSARQCWANFEHLIQILPRDHQHTITAHDTQGRFSVWRQDLEGLQDELLWNSTDERKQDAHNAIYDTLLNLNSALNDVGSVLSEEQPGSHEDDLMSLLGDEEQADPENAELVAFLSSPTTRVDELFLSIRSHIDRLFKLASLLRREIRHESSSLATIPVPTPGEDFIYDYHMCRLQRKYPKLSQQPRLCKTLGQALLFRRALILRKSKTKDRHAPEITPQLEPRSLPTLLSGNESKSKSPAPSMTPKESTAINTSATEKDTTPTYDTDTGTERVVFEEDNGGLEVADLTTFVIDGIPLQFGRPFQCPFCGVIKSIGTRSEWRQHVSEDLKPYVCTSQQCGSGLFASRREWFSHELEFHRSTWKCQPCHVRFLSRSTLMQHLNTKHQSQNLKTSNILAMVQTKRDSSTRSCPLCDEWTTQETERDSTSFCQHLGRHLQQIALEAIPPLKGMEAIPLISPRLLDQSAILRLQPVQKVEADMRLLGIDHPDTLKSMTRLVWELTDSEEYSVAEPLALKTFEMSKQALGEDHRETLYRMYTLAEVYRRTHDNKHESESLALQGLEAAKRVHGEDDLSVADFLSVLGEIYSDLDRLSLAADAQNKELRIYMENFGEEDPSTMHCMGKLSDTLLDDKRYTEAEHFAFQAFELRKRASGPDHTETLVNMYNLALIWHAMGRYDEAIQLLEDYIQIQRNILGEESTTNIETWQMLLESWKARQVSSQPQNARRGKSRSGGQ, encoded by the exons ATGTCACAAATATCAGAGTACGTTGATCCCGAACTTTTGTTTGACTCAGCGAGGCAATGTTGGGCAAATTTCGAACACTTAATTCAAATCCTTCCGCGAGATCACCAGCATACCATCACAGCACACGATACCCAGGGCCGCTTCAGTGTCTGGAGACAGGATCTGGAGGGGTTACAAGACGAGCTACTTTGGAACTCGACAGATGAACGGAAACAGGATGCTCACAATGCCATCTACGATACCCTCCTAAATCTTAACAGTGCCCTGAACGACG TTGGATCGGTACTTTCCGAAGAGCAGCCCGGCAGTCATGAAGATGATCTCATGTCTCTGCTGGGAGATGAAGAGCAAGCAGACCCAGAGAACGCAGAACTCGTTGCGTTTCTTTCCTCGCCAACAACTCGAGTTGATGAACTTTTTCTCAGTATTCGGTCTCATATAGACCGTTTGTTCAAGCTGGCCTCCTTGTTGCGACGCGAAATTCGTCATGAAAGCAGCAGTCTAGCTACAATACCTGTTCCGACACCAGGAGAAGATTTCATCTATGATTATCACATGTGCCGCCTCCAAAGAAAATATCCGAAGCTATCTCAACAGCCTCGGCTTTGCAAGACACTTGGACAGGCCCTTTTATTCCGCCGCGCGTTAATTCTTAGGAAGAGCAAAACGAAAGACCGACATGCGCCAGAAATCACCCCTCAACTGGAGCCGAGGAGCCTACCTACGTTGTTATCAGGCAACGAATCAAAGTCAAAGTCTCCAGCCCCGTCTATGACCCCAAAGGAGAGCACGGCAATCAACACATCTGCAACCGAAAAGGATACAACTCCTACGTATGATACGGACACTGGGACCGAACGAGTTGTCTTCGAGGAAGACAATGGTGGGCTGGAGGTAGCAGACTTGACCACATTTGTCATTGATGGGATCCCTCTTCAGTTCGGCAGACCTTTTCAGTGTCCGTTCTGTGGTGTCATCAAATCAATTGGCACACGGTCCGAATGGAG GCAGCACGTGTCTGAGGACCTCAAACCTTACGTCTGTACATCCCAGCAATGCGGATCGGGTCTGTTTGCAAGTCGACGCGAGTGGTTCAGCCACGAACTTGAGTTTCACAGAAGCACCTGGAAGTGTCAGCCCTGTCACGTAAGGTTTCTGTCTCGATCGACTCTGATGCAGCACCTTAACACCAAGCACCAATCCCAAAACCTGAAAACCAGCAATATTTTGGCCATGGTTCAAACAAAAAGAGACTCCTCTACTAGATCCTGCCCACTGTGTGACGAATGGACAACGCaagagacggagagggaCAGCACGAGCTTTTGTCAGCATCTGGGAAGGCATTTGCAGCAGATTGCACTGGAGGCGATACCACCGCTAAAAGGGATGGAAGCAATACCATTGATATCGCCTAGGCTCCTTGACCAGAGCGCGATCTTGCGGTTGCAGCCAGTGCAGAAAGTGGAAGCAGATATGAGGCTTCTTGGAATCGACCACCCTGACACTTTGAAGAGTATGACCAGGTTGGTATGGGAGTTGACTGACAGTGAAGAGTACTCGGTTGCTGAGCCGTTGGCGTTGAAAACGTTTGAAATGAGTAAACAGGCGCTAGGGGAGGACCATCGCGAGACACTCTACAGAATGTATACGCTCGCTGAGGTATATCGTCGTACCCATGACAACAAACACGAATCGGAATCTCTGGCACTGCAAGGGCTTGAGGCGGCAAAAAGAGTGCATGGAGAGGATGATCTCAGCGTGGCAGATTTCCTATCTGTACTAGGAGAGATTTACTCGGACCTGGATCGATTATCGCTTGCCGCTGACGCACAAAACAAAGAGCTGAGGATATACATGGAGAactttggagaagaagatccCAGCACTATGCACTGTATGGGCAAGCTATCAGACACATTATTGGACGACAAGAGGTACACAGAGGCGGAGCATTTCGCCTTCCAAGCCTTCGAACTGCGAAAGAGGGCGTCTGGACCGGATCACACGGAAACTCTGGTCAATATGTACAATCTGGCATTGATTTGGCACGCCATGGGCCGCTACGATGAAGCAATCCAGTTGCTGGAGGACTATATTCAAATACAGCGGAACATCCTAGGAGAAGAATCTACTACAAACATCGAGACGTGGCAGATGTTGCTGGAAAGTTGGAAGGCCCGTCAAGTCTCCAGCCAGCCACAGAATGCCAGGCGAGGTAAATCGCGAAGTGGCGGTCAGTAA
- a CDS encoding hypothetical protein (COG:G; EggNog:ENOG503NUVP), producing MGQCQSINAQPGEGCFELAQRCRISQYDFDRFNPNVCGNIYVGMRMCCTEPVCCLSPPSSRRRTVPPPPTIELSPPPPAGGSCETYTVKGGDTCEDIASAFGVSEDGLDRINVFTSGWGGCKYIFSADLLTWLFCQALRSLYRMTSRS from the exons ATGGGCCAATGCCAATCCATCAACGCCCAACCCGGCGAAGGCTGCTT TGAACTAGCCCAACGTTGCCGCATCTCGCAATACGACTTTGACCGcttcaaccccaacgtcTGTGGGAACATCTACGTCGGCATGCGCATGTGCTGCACCGAACCTGTCTGCTGcctctccccaccatcgaGTCGCCGGCGGACGGtacccccaccgccaaccatCGAGCTATcgcccccaccccccgctGGTGGGTCGTGCGAGACTTACACCGTGAAGGGCGGGGACACCTGTGAGGATATCGCTTCTGCTTTTGGGGTCTCGGAGGATGGGCTTGATAGGATTAATGTCTTCACttctggttggggagg CTGTAAGTACATATTCAGTGCGGATTTGCTAACATGGCTTTTCTGTCAGGCGTTAAGGAGTCTGTACCGGATGACGAGTCGGAGTTGA
- a CDS encoding hypothetical protein (COG:I; EggNog:ENOG503NYJ8), translated as MTVSQTLENGQPPCNEQIQAPESCVACQLTNKKVWTCVQCGHYTFCDDYWDKERPHGPGARGFNNRPHEKVDPAFVERLERIFGEGRSKEDQAELFDTDAETMWFGVNKSSDESFLDYSDRLIAIMLESDGFSTSDRYPQLISFVGKTGKGKSTVIGREQASIVGTKSFPAPVNGLTDDLISTSGDVHLYVDPATHHEKHPVLLADCEGLGGGQSVPRAKEHQSSRKRKIGWAKDSRTSSRVYAVKCLFPRILYTFSDVIVFVVQEPRRTFQSDVLVNLVEWAYSSIEKAVNQPVLPHLIITLNRTDNAINEEQWDLRTATDMLLAAQQDITQVPELIRIVQGLKLSGHSVKSAKELLECFYQSITVVRRYMQIDEQIGKLYNTIRDRATSSHTEKRSIRMALNAEKLHQFMNAAYDYFSENLDKPFDFVKEALHLDPMPHDFQGHMLHLVLAVRNGMSGMGYPNTERQLLEKVKSLLASYIAGTIKDLLNNTFRKPARMAFEELCDKWLPCGFESNGYTCCNVRFAHVKGHQASNGKIFQKGPYQPSITDDQFEGWFNGIGAELKKMMEELPRAGSEKDNAWGKHLQRLERFYDDNSKLSHSENVSHGTCFCCINNVPEHVLPCGHILCTECVSALGDHKERDIMLVRYCLRRHTHNWDRDPVQIRFKPEGAGKRALSGVRGLVELIMLEELQKLLNNIPVQNFFDLIVGTSTGGIVSLGLGVKDLPVSECIRDFKDLCGKAFTPRRLKKL; from the exons ATGACAGTTTCTCAGACCTTGGAAAACGGACAGCCGCCTTGTAATGAGCAAATTCAGGCCCCAGAGTCCTGTGTTGCTTGCCAACTCACAAACAAGAAAGTCTGGACTTGCGTCCAATGTGGGCATTATACCTTTTGCGATGACTACTGGGACAAAGAGCGCCCTCATGGTCCTG GTGCTAGGGGTTTCAACAACCGTCCACACGAAAAGGTTGACCCGGCATTTGTTGAACGTCTTGAACGTATCTTCGGCGAAGGGAGGAGTAAGGAAGACCAAGCAGAATTATTCGATACTGATGCGGAAACCATGTGGTTTGGTGTGAACAAGAGCAGCGATGAATCGTTTCTCGACTATTCAGACCGCTTGATTGCTATAATGTTGGAAAGTGATGGGTTCAGCACGTCAGATCGTTATCCGCAGTTGATCTCCTTTGTTGGCAAAACAG GTAAGGGTAAGAGCACAGTCATCGGCCGCGAGCAAGCGAGTATTGTGGGCACCAAATCCTTTCCTGCGCCCGTGAACGGTCTAACCGACGACCTCATATCGACTTCTGGAGACGTCCACCTTTATGTCGACCCAGCTACTCATCATGAGAAACACCCCGTCTTACTTGCCGACTGCGAAGGCCTGGGTGGCGGCCAAAGTGTACCAAGAGCCAAGGAACATCAGAGCAGTAGAAAG CGAAAGATCGGGTGGGCCAAAGACTCCAGAACCTCCTCCAGGGTGTATGCTGTGAAGTGTTTGTTTCCTCGAATACTTTACACATTCTCGGACGTCATTGTGTTTGTGGTTCAGGAACCTAG GAGGACATTTCAATCAGATGTTCTGGTGAACTTGGTGGAATGGGCGTATTCCTCTATCGAGAAAGCTGTTAATCAACCAGTTCTacctcatctcatcattaCACTAAACCGAACCGACAATGCCATCAATGAGGAGCAATGGGACCTTCGCACCGCTACAGATATGCTACTAGCGGCTCAACAAGATATCACGCAGGTTCCCGAACTTATCAGAATTGTTCAGGGGCTAAAGCTCAGCGGCCACAGTGTGAAGTCCGCAAAAGAGCTTCTCGAATGCTTTTACCAGTCCATTACAGTTGTTC GACGATATATGCAGATCGATGAACAAATCGGTAAACTCTACAATACAATTAGAGACAGGGCCACGAGTTCGCACACAGAGAAGAGGTCCATACGTATGGCGCTTAATGCGGAAAAGCTCCACCAATTCATGAACGCCGCATACGATTACTTTTCAGAGAACCTCGATAAGCCGTTCGACTTTGTCAAGGAGGCCTTACACCTTGACCCCATGCCTCACGACTTTCAGGGCCATATGCTACACCTTGTACTCGCCGTTCGCAACGGAATGAGTGGTATGGGATATCCCAACACCGAGCGCCAGCTCCTGGAGAAGGTGAAGTCCCTGCTCGCATCCT ATATTGCAGGGACAATCAAGGACCTCTTGAATAACACGTTTCGCAAACCAGCGAGAATGGCTTTTGAAGAGCTCTGTGACAAATGGCTACCTTGTGGCTTTGAAAGCAACGGTTATACGTGTTGCAACGTCCGATTTGCCCATGTTAAGGGTCACCAGGCCTCGAATGGCAAAATATTTCAGAAGGGGCCATATCAACCAAGCATCACTGACGACCAGTTCGAGGGGTGGTTTAATGGAATCGGTGCagagctgaagaagatgatggaagagCTCCCACGTGCCGGAAGCGAAAAGGACAATGCTTGGGGTAAGCATCTTCAGCGCTTGGAGCGGTTTTATGACGACAACTCAAAGCTCTCCCACTCGGAAAATGTCAGCCACGGGACTTGTTTTTGCTGCATCAACAACGTTCCAGAGCATGTCTTGCCTTGCGGGCATATTTTGTGCACCGAGTGTGTTAGCGCCCTTGGTGATCATAAAGAACGGGACATCATGCTCGTCAGATATTGCCTTCGCCGCCACACGCATAATTGGGACAGGGATCCAGTTCAGATTAGGTTCAAGCCAGAGGGTGCTGGAAAACGTGCTTT AAGTGGTGTACGGGGTCTTGTTGAGTTGATCATGCTGGAGGAATTACAGAaactcctcaacaacatccccGTGCAAAACTTTTTTGATCTGATTGTGGGTACCAG CACCGGAGGAATCGTTTCTCTCGGCCTGGGCGTAAAAGATCTTCCTGTATCAGAGTGCATACGCGATTTCAAGGACCTCTGTGGGAAGGCGTTCACCCCCCGAAGACTGAAAAAGCTGTGA
- a CDS encoding hypothetical protein (COG:I; EggNog:ENOG503NYJ8) → MSKLRSGKSHKPILLTNYNVTGPKREKFRPNYEILRLANPKNEIKVWEAALATSAAPPYFKPYVQPTTGKFFVDGGLHYNCPAWVAHHERQILWKDVQYQQPDVLLSPGTGLGTSKDAVTNQVPQPTKRGFHNLVNIILGMAQGQLNSEKAWDDLLRAYRHNRQSRRPGTLYQTQCYV, encoded by the exons ATGTCAAAGTTGCGATCAGGGAAGTCTCACAAGCCGATCCTGCTAACCAACTACAACGTCACCGGCCCCAAACGCGAGAAGTTTAGGC CGAACTACGAAATTCTGCGTTTGGCAAATCCCAAGAATGAGATAAAGGTCTGGGAAGC TGCGTTGGCAACATCGGCTGCACCTCCCTACTTCAAGCCGTATGTTCAACCTACTACTGGGAAATTTTTCGTAGATGGAGGTTTGCATTACAATTGTCCCGCTTGGGTTGCTCATCATGAGCGTCAGATTCTATGGAAGGATGTCCAATATCAACAGCCCGATGTACTGCTATCTCCCGGAACTGGTCTGGGTACCAGTAAGGATGCTGTAACTAACCAGGTCCCCCAGCCAACAAAAAGAGGGTTTCACAACTtggtcaacatcatcctcggTATGGCTCAGGGCCAACTGAACAGTGAGAAGGCCTGGGACGATTTACTACGCGCATATCGCCATAACCGACAATCCCGAAGACCGGGCACGCTATATCAGACTCAATGTTATGTTTGA
- a CDS encoding hypothetical protein (COG:L; EggNog:ENOG503NTZ9) produces the protein MPPRKRASDDSGWTPPAKALRLTFSQPSPPSQPSTSSQPSTSSQPPSYSQPTAAEREAFQNPPLSLPEQAELIALTQADDEPLTQTDDEQLELYGGFASKIVGVRYYNGVVTIGEVVVSKREPSNQYDENAIRIDNVFGMQVGHIPRNVASRLAPYMDAGDIDIEVVVSGPKEYYECPVQINIYGTSHPARRLALEDRLKKDRLLKATQLKTTRKQNELQRQAAENELRRQYAENGWRPSMGLKSDRSAVGLPVPAPAPASETNLEDLTKASQSVNVRPTGGGFVQTLALSEEQLSKMPLAEQPKSIKAKLLPYQLQGLAWLTAKENPTFPQPGSPDSVQLWKRDAKGNYNNLGTNITVATPPSLLSGGILADDMGLGKTLQFISLIMTGGPGTTLIVAPVSVISNWEQQIQRHVHEKDAPKVLIHHGTTRQTTAKALKEYGVVITSYGTLASEASAKGPLSQIEWRRIVLDEGHTIRNAKTKAALAACQLKAQSRWVLTGTPIINNIRDLHSLLRFLRITGGIEQPEVFNMVIGRPLALKQRRAVSLLQHLMNDICLRRLKDMKFVDLKLPAKTEYIHRITFWEDEKKKYDALLSEAQGALRDFQSRKKGPGAEKNRFQSVLERLLRLRQTCVFSSVCIVTFALTCHSCNHWTLCKDRITDLLQLLEDNDVVPLNAKNRALLQQALQLFIESQEECPVCFEAMKSPVITHCKHAFCRPCISKVIEIQGKCPMCRASLSEDNLVEPAPEKGIEEMEVDNLDRETKSSKTEALLKILQATLKKEGSKVIIFSQWTSFLNVIQRQLDEAGYTYTRIDGSMNATKRDVAIKALDEDPKTRIMLASLAVCSVGLNLVSADTVVLADSWWAPAIEDQAVDRVHRLGQTRETTVWRLVMEGTVEERVLDIQAEKRELVGKAFQEREKKGEKRKETRMADVMKLLS, from the exons ATGCCGCCTCGCAAACGTGCCTCCGACGACAGCGGGTGGACGCCCCCCGCCAAAGCCCTGCGTCTCACGTTTTCGCagccctcacctccttcgcAACCGTCCACTTCTTCACAGCCGTCAACTTCTTCGCAGCCGCCAAGCTATTCGCAGCCCACAGCCGCCGAGCGAGAGGCATTCCAGAATCCTCCTCTGAGTCTTCCCGAGCAAGCTGAGCTTATCGCCCTCACTCAGGCTGACGATGAGCCGCTCACTCAGACTGACGATGAACAGCTGGAGCTCTACGGTGGCTTTG CCTCAAAAATTGTCGGTGTGAGATACTACAATGGTGTCGTGACGATTGGCGAGGTCGTTGTTTCCAAGCGAGAGCCCTCCAACCAGTACGATGAAAATGCCATTCGCATCGACAATGTGTTTGGCATGCAAGTCGGTCACATTCCCCGCAATGTCGCGTCCAGGCTTGCTCCATACATG GACGCTGGAGACATTGACATTGAGGTTGTCGTCAGCGGGCCTAAAGAATACTATGAATGCCCAGTCCAGATCAACATCTACGGGACGAGTCACCCCGCGCGTCGCCTTGCTTTGGAGGACCGTCTCAAGAAAGACAGGCTGCTCAAGGCCACCCAGTTGAAGACTACCCGGAAGCAGAATGAGCTACAGCGTCAGGCTGCCGAGAATGAGCTGCGCCGTCAATATGCGGAGAATGGATGGCGTCCATCTATGGGTTTGAAGAGCGACAGGTCTGCCGTGGGATTGCCCgttccggctccggctccggcgtCGGAAACCAATCTAGAGGACCTCACCAAGGCCAGTCAGTCCGTGAATGTTCGGCCAACTGGTGGAGGTTTTGTCCAGACGCTGGCCTTAAGCGAGGAGCAGCTCTCGAAAATGCCCCTAGCTGAGCAACCCAAGTCCATCAAGGCCAAATTGCTGCCATATCAGCTCCAAGGTCTTGCTTGGCTGACCGCGAAGGAAAACCCAACCTTCCCGCAACCTGGCTCCCCAGACTCGGTACAGCTTTGGAAACGCGATGCCAAGGGTAACTACAACAATCTTggcaccaacatcaccgtTGCAACGCCCCCTTCTCTTCTGTCAGGAGGAATCCTGGCCGATGATATGGGTTTAGGCAAGACTTTGCAATTCATCAGTCTGATCATGACTGGAGGGCCCGGAACCACGCTTATTGTGGCGCCTGTGAGCGTAATAAGCAACTGGGAGCAACAGATTCAGCGCCATGTCCACGAGAAGGACGCCCCCAAGGTTCTTATCCATCACGGTACGACCAGGCAGACCACTGCCAAGGCATTAAAGGAGTACGGTGTTGTCATTACAAGCTATGGTACCTTGGCTAGCGAGGCTTCTGCCAAAGGACCGCTTTCTCAGATTGAGTGGCGCCGGATTGTTCTCGATGAAGGTCACACCATTCGCAAcgccaagaccaaggctgCTTTGGCCGCTTGCCAGCTCAAGGCGCAGTCACGATGGGTTCTGACGGGAACCCCCAT catcaacaacatccgaGATCTGCACTCTCTGCTTAGATTCCTCCGCATCACTGGTGGTATCGAGCAACCAGAAGTGTTCAACATGGTGATTGGTAGACCTCTAGCGCTTAAGCAGCGTCGCGCCGTGtctcttcttcagcacctTATGAATGATATTTGTCTCCGTCGTCTCAAGGACATGAAGTTTGTGGACCTCAAGCTTCCGGCCAAGACCGAGTACATCCACCGTATCACCTTctgggaggatgagaagaagaaatacGACGCTTTGCTTTCTGAAGCGCAGGGCGCGCTGAGGGATTTCCAGAGCCGCAAGAAAGGGCCTGGTGCCGAGAAGAATAGATTCCAGAGTGTGCTTGAGAGACTTTTGCGTCTTCGCCAAACGTGTGTGTTCTCGTCTGTTTGTATTGTGACTTTCGCACTAACATGCCACAGCTGCAATCACTGGACACTGTGCAAGGATCGCATCACCgaccttcttcagctcctcgaAGACAACGATGTCGTGCCACTCAACGCCAAGAACCGCGCCCTTTTGCAGCAGGCCCTCCAATTGTTCATAGAAAGCCAAGAGGAGTGTCCTGTTTGCTTCGAGGCCATGAAGAGCCCGGTCATCACTCACTGCAAGCATGCTTTCTGTCGGCCTTGCATTTCCAAGGTGATTGAAATCCAGGGCAAGTGCCCTATGTGTCGGGCTAGCCTGTCCGAAGACAACTTGGTTGAGCCCGCACCTGAAAAGGGCATCGAAGAAATGGAGGTGGACAACCTCGACCGTGAGACCAAGAGCTCCAAAACCGAAGCCTTGCTCAAGATTTTGCAAGCTAccctgaagaaggaggggtcaaaagtcatcatcttcagccagtggacctccttcctcaatGTCATCCAGCGTCAGCTTGACGAGGCTGGGTACACCTACACTCGTATTGACGGCAGCATGAACGCCACCAAACGTGACGTGGCTATCAAGGCTCTTGACGAGGACCCCAAAACAAGGATCATGCTGGCTAGTTTGGCGGTCTGCAGTGTGGGATTGAACTTGGTGTCTGCTGATACTGTCGTTTTGGCAGATAGCTGGTGGGCGCCTGCGATTGAGGATCAGGCGGTCGATCGTGTGCATCGGTTGGGGCAGACGCGGGAGACGACGgtgtggaggttggtgatggaggggacggtggaggagagggtgctggACATCcaggcggagaagagggagttggtggggaaGGCGTTCCAGgaaagggagaagaagggggagaagaggaaggagacgaggatggcggaCGTGATGAAGTTGCTTTCTTGA